A single region of the Demequina sp. genome encodes:
- a CDS encoding ATP-binding cassette domain-containing protein, giving the protein MSNEWAIEAHGLVKDFGEQRAVDHVDLQVAPGVVYGVLGPNGAGKTTTIRMLATLLGLDGGEAKIFGYDVVKDAHQVRQLIGVTGQYASVDETLTARENLDIFCRLQGLKGAAIKSKSDELLESFGLTDAANKPLEKFSGGMRRRLDLAASLISRPPLIFLDEPTTGLDPRTRSQMWDTIRGLVNDGSTVLLTTQYLDEADQLASRIAVIDTGRVVAEGTSDDLKALVGSSALQLTLDETADAVGALSLVEGIVGAKGTLSPESRRVNVPLTDTAVVTDVLLALRERGIAVTELSLQKPSLDEVFLSITGHPAEPAAELSEEVSA; this is encoded by the coding sequence ATGTCCAACGAATGGGCTATCGAGGCACACGGCCTCGTCAAAGACTTCGGCGAGCAGCGTGCTGTGGATCATGTGGATTTGCAAGTGGCGCCTGGCGTCGTCTACGGAGTGCTGGGGCCGAACGGCGCCGGCAAGACCACCACCATCCGCATGCTCGCCACCCTGCTTGGGCTGGACGGCGGAGAGGCCAAGATCTTTGGCTACGACGTGGTCAAGGACGCGCACCAGGTGCGGCAGCTCATCGGTGTGACGGGACAGTACGCGTCCGTCGACGAAACGCTCACCGCCCGCGAGAACCTCGACATCTTCTGCCGGCTGCAGGGCCTCAAGGGCGCGGCGATCAAGTCCAAGTCGGACGAGCTGCTCGAGAGCTTTGGCCTCACGGACGCCGCGAACAAGCCGCTAGAGAAGTTCTCCGGCGGCATGCGCCGCCGCCTCGACCTCGCCGCGAGCCTCATCTCAAGGCCGCCGCTGATCTTCCTGGACGAGCCGACGACGGGCCTTGACCCGCGCACGCGGTCGCAGATGTGGGACACCATTCGCGGCCTGGTCAACGACGGCTCGACCGTGCTGCTCACCACGCAGTACCTCGATGAGGCGGACCAACTCGCCTCGCGCATCGCGGTCATCGACACCGGTCGCGTGGTCGCCGAGGGCACCTCGGATGACCTCAAGGCGCTGGTCGGCTCGTCCGCGCTGCAGCTTACGCTCGACGAAACGGCCGACGCCGTGGGCGCGTTGTCCCTGGTAGAGGGCATTGTTGGGGCTAAGGGAACGCTGTCGCCAGAGTCTCGCCGTGTCAACGTGCCGCTCACCGACACCGCCGTGGTCACCGACGTGCTGCTCGCCCTGCGCGAGCGCGGGATCGCGGTCACCGAGCTCTCGCTGCAGAAGCCAAGCCTTGACGAGGTCTTCCTGTCCATCACCGGCCACCCGGCAGAGCCCGCGGCCGAACTCTCCGAGGAGGTCTCAGCATGA
- a CDS encoding ABC transporter permease, protein MTVITPGFDRTLRRHVSLNQTLRDSWIMARRSLIKMRRTPEQLIDVTLQPIIFTVMFTYIFGGAIAGGVAAYLPIIVPGILVQTVLTGASAAGTNLRDDMDKGVFDRFKSLPMARIAPLSGALTGDLVRYFIASVITFVTAYAMGYRPGGGLGGVAACILLVMACAWALSWIFALVGVSMKSSRGVQGIAFLILFPLTFLSNAFVPAETMPHWLQTFVRFNPVTHIINAARNLCNEGTFGSDGFLALVGAAVVIAIFAPLTVRKYRTHT, encoded by the coding sequence ATGACCGTCATCACTCCCGGCTTTGACCGGACCCTCCGCCGCCACGTCTCGCTCAACCAGACGCTGCGCGACTCCTGGATCATGGCGCGGCGCTCGCTCATCAAGATGCGCCGCACGCCCGAGCAGCTCATCGACGTGACGCTGCAGCCCATCATCTTCACGGTGATGTTCACGTACATCTTCGGCGGCGCCATCGCCGGCGGCGTGGCCGCCTACCTGCCGATCATCGTGCCCGGCATCCTCGTGCAGACCGTCCTGACGGGCGCTTCTGCCGCGGGCACCAACCTTCGCGATGACATGGACAAGGGCGTCTTCGATCGCTTCAAGTCCCTGCCCATGGCCCGCATCGCGCCACTCTCCGGCGCGCTGACCGGTGACCTCGTGCGCTACTTCATCGCGAGCGTCATCACGTTCGTGACGGCGTACGCGATGGGCTACCGGCCGGGCGGCGGCCTGGGCGGTGTCGCCGCGTGCATCCTGCTGGTCATGGCCTGCGCGTGGGCGCTGTCGTGGATCTTCGCCCTCGTGGGCGTGTCCATGAAGTCGTCCCGCGGAGTGCAGGGCATCGCGTTCCTGATCCTGTTCCCGCTGACGTTCCTCTCGAACGCGTTCGTCCCCGCCGAGACGATGCCGCACTGGCTGCAGACATTCGTCCGCTTCAACCCCGTGACGCACATCATCAACGCGGCGCGCAACCTGTGCAACGAGGGCACGTTCGGCTCCGATGGCTTCCTCGCGCTCGTGGGTGCCGCCGTGGTGATCGCGATCTTCGCGCCGCTCACGGTGCGCAAGTACCGCACTCACACGTAG
- a CDS encoding ATP-binding cassette domain-containing protein — MHALSLSHVSFSWPDGRPVFRDLTFALPPGLSGIVGRNGIGKSTLLRLAVGEYGPTAGHVERPPRLAYVPQSVTLAAVPPKTTATVAEVLGVADRLSALRAIEAGSADPAHFDALADDWLVEDRALAVLRSLGLSGLSLDRTVGEVSGGEATLLAIGAALLTEPQVLLLDEPTNNLDAHARDLLASALGSRAGATAVVTHDRSLLAGVDRIGELRERDDRTTELRWFGGAIEAFEGAIAREREAAAQAVDTANADVARQHRDLRSRVEGDGKRRQRAAKARANHEVTRGGVKAKQDQAAKTEARLSKVHEARLAQAREALASARAAIPRDRSIKLDLPGTLVPQRRAVADITGLVTRAGTELTAAIQGPERIHLTGRNGSGKTTLIETILGLIPPAAGEVRLLVPVGYLAQRLDILDDAATVLENVGHRATGASPQEIRDQLGRFQFRGAAVEAPAATLSGGERFRAALACVLLARPEPQLLILDEPTNNLDFESQSQLVQALEGYRGALLVVSHDDAFVERIAPTRVWALEGSTVTDWAA, encoded by the coding sequence ATGCACGCCCTTTCCCTCTCTCACGTTTCCTTTTCCTGGCCCGACGGCCGCCCCGTCTTCCGCGACCTCACCTTCGCTCTGCCTCCCGGCCTGTCCGGGATCGTGGGCCGCAACGGCATCGGCAAGTCCACGCTGCTGCGCCTCGCCGTAGGCGAATACGGCCCGACGGCCGGGCACGTCGAGCGCCCGCCTCGTCTCGCGTACGTGCCCCAGTCGGTGACGCTCGCCGCTGTGCCACCCAAAACCACCGCGACCGTCGCCGAGGTGCTCGGCGTAGCGGACCGTTTGAGCGCGCTGCGCGCGATCGAGGCCGGCTCCGCTGACCCCGCGCACTTCGACGCGCTCGCCGACGACTGGCTAGTAGAGGACCGCGCGCTCGCGGTGCTCCGGTCGCTGGGCCTGTCCGGGCTGAGCCTGGACCGCACCGTGGGTGAGGTGAGCGGCGGCGAGGCCACGCTGCTTGCGATCGGCGCGGCGCTGCTGACCGAGCCCCAGGTGCTGCTGCTCGACGAGCCCACCAACAACCTGGATGCACACGCGCGCGACTTGCTCGCGAGCGCCCTCGGCTCGCGTGCGGGCGCCACCGCGGTGGTCACCCACGACCGCTCACTCCTCGCGGGCGTCGACCGGATCGGCGAGCTGCGAGAGCGAGACGACCGCACCACGGAGCTGCGCTGGTTCGGCGGTGCCATCGAAGCCTTCGAGGGCGCAATCGCGCGCGAGCGTGAGGCCGCCGCGCAGGCCGTGGACACCGCAAACGCAGACGTCGCTCGGCAGCATCGCGACCTTCGCTCGCGGGTGGAGGGCGACGGCAAGCGCCGACAGCGCGCGGCCAAGGCGCGCGCCAACCACGAGGTCACGCGCGGGGGCGTCAAGGCCAAGCAGGACCAGGCCGCGAAGACGGAGGCCAGGCTGTCGAAGGTGCACGAGGCCCGGCTTGCTCAGGCGCGCGAAGCGCTCGCGTCCGCCCGGGCGGCCATCCCACGGGACCGCAGCATCAAACTGGACCTGCCAGGCACGCTGGTGCCACAGCGTCGGGCGGTCGCAGACATCACAGGACTGGTGACGCGAGCCGGCACCGAACTCACCGCCGCCATCCAAGGCCCTGAGCGCATCCACCTCACGGGCCGCAATGGCAGCGGCAAGACCACTCTGATCGAGACGATCCTTGGGCTGATCCCGCCTGCGGCGGGCGAGGTCAGGTTGCTGGTGCCAGTTGGGTATCTGGCGCAGCGTCTCGACATCCTGGACGACGCGGCGACCGTGCTGGAGAACGTGGGCCATCGCGCCACAGGCGCCTCTCCCCAGGAGATCAGAGATCAGCTGGGGAGGTTCCAGTTCCGGGGTGCGGCGGTGGAAGCGCCGGCCGCGACCCTCAGCGGCGGTGAGCGGTTCCGAGCGGCGCTCGCGTGCGTGCTGCTCGCGCGGCCGGAGCCGCAGCTGCTCATCCTCGACGAGCCCACCAACAACCTCGACTTCGAATCGCAATCGCAACTGGTGCAGGCGCTCGAGGGGTACCGGGGTGCGCTGCTGGTGGTCAGCCACGACGACGCCTTCGTGGAGCGCATAGCGCCCACGCGCGTGTGGGCGCTCGAGGGGTCGACGGTCACCGACTGGGCCGCGTAG
- a CDS encoding DUF6518 family protein: MSSATSSRLSVASPRSSAPAGSRCDARVQGRLRPRGRVRRRRRDELWPDLRPDWLAPMFNSAAPVVAVAGLAAFAARRWWTSALIGALAGPALVAGYYLTAHLRGFASSATWVATWSTAGVVVGGAMGLAVWVLRSRTPMLAKAAAAALWPGIAIGEAWHGLTRIADSTPAGYWWAQAAVGVAALATIAWYHLPTWAGRTLAVVFAAVIALGVYVAYGLV, translated from the coding sequence ATGAGCAGCGCCACGAGCTCGAGGCTGTCGGTGGCCTCGCCTCGGTCTTCGGCCCCGGCCGGCTCGCGCTGTGACGCGCGTGTTCAAGGGCGTCTTCGCCCTCGTGGTCGCGTTCGCCGCAGGCGTCGCGATGAGCTTTGGCCAGACCTACGGCCGGACTGGCTCGCCCCCATGTTCAACTCCGCCGCTCCCGTGGTCGCCGTGGCGGGGCTGGCCGCCTTCGCGGCCCGACGCTGGTGGACATCAGCACTGATCGGCGCCCTCGCGGGCCCCGCGCTCGTGGCCGGCTACTACCTGACCGCTCACCTTCGCGGCTTCGCGAGCAGCGCCACGTGGGTGGCGACGTGGTCCACGGCCGGCGTGGTCGTTGGCGGAGCCATGGGCCTCGCGGTGTGGGTGCTGAGGTCTCGCACGCCGATGCTCGCGAAAGCCGCCGCGGCCGCGCTGTGGCCCGGAATCGCGATTGGCGAGGCGTGGCACGGGCTCACGCGAATCGCCGACTCGACGCCCGCCGGCTACTGGTGGGCGCAGGCCGCCGTCGGAGTTGCGGCCCTGGCCACGATCGCCTGGTACCACCTGCCCACGTGGGCCGGGCGTACGCTCGCGGTTGTCTTCGCCGCGGTGATCGCCCTTGGCGTCTACGTCGCCTACGGGCTCGTCTAG
- a CDS encoding antibiotic biosynthesis monooxygenase: MDAMIGRIEATPGNRDALAEALVLEVDSMPGCLTYLVAVKPGDLTGVWIAEAWASDEAHQAWLQSDATKALVERIRPWMVGYEQRHELEAVGGLASVFGPGRLAL; encoded by the coding sequence ATGGACGCGATGATCGGCCGCATCGAGGCCACACCCGGCAACCGTGACGCCCTCGCCGAGGCGCTCGTGCTCGAGGTGGATTCGATGCCCGGATGCCTCACCTACCTCGTTGCCGTGAAGCCCGGCGACCTGACCGGCGTGTGGATCGCGGAGGCCTGGGCGAGCGACGAGGCGCACCAGGCCTGGCTCCAGTCTGACGCCACAAAGGCCCTCGTAGAGCGCATTCGCCCGTGGATGGTCGGCTATGAGCAGCGCCACGAGCTCGAGGCTGTCGGTGGCCTCGCCTCGGTCTTCGGCCCCGGCCGGCTCGCGCTGTGA
- a CDS encoding NAD-dependent epimerase/dehydratase family protein — MTTISIIGAGSLGSSLARELITRDVQTQVISRGDAHRELPGSVGHIRTDARDPEALAKVIAGSDIVIHTAQPAYHRWAEEFPELQRGIIDAVAATSAKLVIADNLYMYGRGDHGTITDTTPEAPCSAKGRVRKSMAHEALRAHAEGRIQIALTRPSNYVGADYELTRSLLTGPAKAGKALKVLGGTDQPHSFSYVPDVARAMADIALADDAYGRPWILPAMSPVTQRELCDRIWAAAGNEGAAKIQAIRGTAMKAIGLFNPALRASVEMMYEFEEPFIVKAEDFQRRFGWGATPLADAIEGSVATARR; from the coding sequence ATGACCACCATCAGCATCATCGGAGCGGGCAGCCTCGGTAGCTCGCTCGCTCGCGAACTGATCACTCGCGATGTCCAAACCCAAGTCATTTCCAGGGGCGATGCCCACCGCGAGCTCCCGGGCAGCGTCGGGCACATCAGGACCGACGCCCGCGATCCCGAGGCCCTCGCCAAAGTCATCGCAGGCAGCGACATCGTCATCCACACGGCGCAGCCGGCCTACCACCGCTGGGCCGAAGAGTTTCCTGAACTGCAGCGCGGCATCATCGACGCCGTGGCCGCCACGAGTGCGAAGCTCGTGATCGCGGACAACCTCTACATGTACGGTCGCGGCGACCACGGCACCATCACGGACACCACCCCAGAAGCCCCGTGCAGCGCCAAGGGACGGGTGCGGAAGTCGATGGCGCACGAGGCCCTGAGGGCCCACGCCGAGGGCCGCATCCAGATTGCCCTCACCCGCCCAAGCAACTACGTGGGCGCGGACTACGAGCTCACGCGCAGCCTGCTCACCGGGCCGGCGAAAGCTGGAAAGGCCCTCAAGGTGCTGGGCGGCACAGACCAGCCGCACTCCTTCAGCTACGTGCCGGATGTGGCCCGCGCGATGGCCGACATCGCCCTCGCCGACGACGCTTATGGCCGCCCTTGGATCCTGCCGGCGATGTCCCCCGTGACCCAGCGAGAACTCTGCGACCGGATCTGGGCCGCTGCGGGCAACGAGGGCGCGGCCAAGATCCAGGCAATCCGTGGCACCGCGATGAAGGCGATCGGGCTCTTCAACCCCGCGCTGCGGGCGAGTGTCGAGATGATGTACGAGTTCGAGGAGCCCTTCATCGTGAAGGCCGAGGACTTTCAGCGACGGTTCGGCTGGGGCGCCACGCCGCTCGCCGACGCAATCGAAGGCTCGGTGGCGACGGCACGCCGCTAG
- a CDS encoding TetR/AcrR family transcriptional regulator gives MVPRRPDSGTTDVRAAILGAATELFKERGVDGLSMRQIAGEIGYSATTIYLHFQDKDALMLAVCGAGFEEFGATLERAARQATSPVDGIRAAGDAYVTFALDNPMLYDVMFIRPKQWALPAPGDPESFRGLVMLVEAAMQAGQLRAGDPEEAARLLWAGLHGNVSLAVSFRDQFSGFEPDAVLSRARALTDSLLASLS, from the coding sequence ATGGTCCCACGCCGCCCAGACTCCGGCACCACGGATGTGCGCGCCGCGATCCTCGGCGCAGCAACAGAGCTGTTCAAGGAGCGCGGCGTCGACGGCCTGAGCATGCGCCAGATCGCGGGCGAGATCGGCTACAGCGCCACCACCATCTACCTCCATTTCCAGGACAAGGACGCGCTGATGCTGGCCGTCTGCGGCGCCGGTTTCGAGGAGTTTGGAGCAACGTTGGAGCGCGCCGCGCGGCAGGCGACGAGCCCCGTCGACGGGATCCGTGCGGCTGGCGACGCGTATGTCACCTTCGCCCTCGACAACCCGATGCTCTATGACGTCATGTTCATCCGTCCCAAGCAATGGGCACTCCCCGCGCCAGGCGACCCTGAATCGTTCCGTGGCCTCGTGATGCTCGTCGAAGCCGCCATGCAAGCGGGGCAGTTGCGCGCGGGAGACCCGGAGGAGGCCGCTCGCCTGCTCTGGGCCGGGCTGCACGGCAACGTCTCACTCGCCGTCAGCTTCCGCGACCAGTTCAGCGGCTTTGAGCCCGACGCTGTGCTCTCTCGCGCGCGCGCCCTCACCGATTCGCTTCTCGCCTCCCTGTCCTGA
- a CDS encoding aldo/keto reductase, giving the protein METRTLGELGPVSALTLGGGGIGALWGETTRDEGIATLREAVDSGITVLDAAPGYNVCEALIGEAFNGALPAGVLLTTKCGIGNPEPGSVLATFRASLERSLAAMRVDHVDAFFLHGHIGVRDPASYTPWQIYVDEVIPAFQTLVADGLTRHWALTGVDTPEAIIAAVEAEQKPAAIQAVANLLDSPGSLTGGASGPRPRDIIAAAGASGVGVMGIRAVQAGALTAAFDRDLPSDDPDMRDYDRAAAFRALCAEWGEDPAIIAHRYALHMDGVDTLILGVKNREELRAAIALEAAGPLDPGQVRAIDELDLRRV; this is encoded by the coding sequence ATGGAGACTAGGACACTGGGGGAACTCGGCCCGGTGAGCGCGCTGACGCTCGGCGGGGGCGGGATCGGCGCGCTGTGGGGTGAGACCACGCGCGATGAGGGCATCGCCACGTTGCGCGAGGCGGTGGACTCCGGGATCACGGTGCTCGACGCCGCACCGGGCTACAACGTGTGCGAGGCGCTCATTGGCGAGGCGTTCAACGGCGCGCTGCCGGCAGGGGTGCTGCTCACCACCAAGTGCGGCATCGGCAACCCGGAGCCGGGCTCTGTGCTCGCGACCTTCCGCGCCTCGCTCGAACGCTCGCTGGCCGCCATGCGCGTGGACCACGTGGACGCGTTCTTCCTGCACGGCCACATTGGCGTTCGGGATCCGGCGAGCTATACCCCCTGGCAGATCTACGTGGACGAGGTGATCCCCGCCTTCCAGACCCTGGTGGCCGACGGGCTGACTCGTCACTGGGCCTTGACCGGTGTGGACACTCCCGAAGCGATCATCGCGGCGGTCGAAGCTGAACAGAAGCCGGCCGCTATTCAAGCCGTAGCCAATCTGCTTGACTCTCCCGGCTCCCTCACCGGAGGCGCGTCCGGCCCAAGGCCACGCGACATCATTGCTGCGGCAGGAGCGTCGGGCGTTGGCGTGATGGGCATCCGGGCGGTGCAGGCGGGCGCGCTCACCGCGGCCTTCGACCGCGACCTCCCGAGCGACGACCCCGACATGCGCGACTACGACCGGGCCGCCGCGTTCCGGGCGCTGTGCGCCGAGTGGGGCGAGGATCCCGCGATCATCGCTCACCGCTATGCGCTGCACATGGACGGCGTGGACACGCTCATCCTTGGCGTCAAGAACCGCGAGGAGTTGAGGGCCGCGATCGCGCTCGAGGCTGCCGGGCCGCTGGACCCAGGGCAGGTGCGCGCCATCGACGAACTGGACCTGCGCCGCGTCTAG
- a CDS encoding aldo/keto reductase, with product MTRKATQFSTTNTLLTPIALGAMIMGTRTPEDESRRILDHFIGEVTPRFAGAKGMIDTADCYCWWEAPGEMGGHSESLLGRWFADTGVREKVFLATKATGMLTGLDGVWTDDGRADWDVARHKYVGAAPEVLKASLAGSLERLHTDRIDLYYNHVDDRRTPLPNAVGTFASFVADGRVGAYGWSNVSTWRLAQIRAVAEANGWPQPAALQQQHSYLVRRAGLSHNSIVSEEQLDYLRQYPDLQLVAYSPVLKGLYSDPAKRKPPFWAMDPYAGPDADAKLAAVDRVAAAAGATGNQVVLAWMLAQDSPKVLPLIGPRTFDQYLECIEALDVELTADELEELNGAGA from the coding sequence ATGACACGCAAAGCAACGCAATTCAGCACCACCAACACCCTCCTCACCCCCATCGCGCTGGGCGCGATGATCATGGGCACCCGCACCCCGGAGGACGAGTCGCGACGCATCCTCGACCACTTCATCGGCGAGGTCACACCCAGATTCGCGGGGGCCAAAGGCATGATCGACACCGCCGACTGCTACTGCTGGTGGGAGGCGCCCGGCGAGATGGGTGGGCACAGCGAGTCGCTGCTCGGCCGCTGGTTCGCGGACACCGGCGTGCGCGAGAAGGTCTTCCTCGCGACCAAGGCAACCGGCATGCTCACCGGCCTCGACGGCGTCTGGACCGATGACGGCCGTGCCGACTGGGACGTCGCGCGTCACAAGTACGTGGGCGCCGCCCCCGAGGTGCTCAAGGCCTCGCTCGCCGGCTCGCTCGAACGCCTCCACACCGACCGCATCGACCTCTACTACAACCACGTTGACGATCGCCGCACCCCCCTGCCCAACGCTGTTGGCACCTTCGCCTCCTTCGTCGCCGACGGCAGGGTTGGGGCATATGGCTGGTCCAACGTGAGCACGTGGAGGCTCGCGCAGATCCGCGCGGTGGCCGAGGCCAACGGCTGGCCGCAGCCCGCTGCTCTGCAGCAGCAGCATTCCTACCTGGTACGACGCGCCGGCCTCAGCCACAACTCAATCGTCTCCGAGGAGCAGCTCGACTACCTGCGTCAGTACCCCGACCTGCAGCTCGTCGCGTACTCGCCCGTGCTCAAGGGGCTTTACTCGGACCCCGCGAAGCGCAAGCCCCCGTTCTGGGCCATGGATCCGTACGCCGGACCTGATGCCGACGCGAAACTGGCTGCGGTGGACCGGGTGGCCGCAGCGGCGGGCGCCACGGGGAACCAGGTGGTGCTCGCGTGGATGCTCGCGCAAGACTCGCCCAAGGTGTTGCCGCTCATTGGGCCGCGCACGTTCGACCAGTACCTCGAATGCATCGAGGCGCTCGACGTGGAACTGACCGCAGATGAACTAGAGGAACTGAATGGGGCGGGTGCCTGA
- a CDS encoding MerR family transcriptional regulator — protein sequence MDGISIDEAAQRMGVSKDTLRYYEREGLLPPIAKAANGHRRYTEDDLGWVKFLQLLRGTGMPIREMKSFVALTWAGDHTIAERVEVLSRYRTALLERMAADREHLKFLDYKIDVYSDLLAAQTATPEQIVGEPVSR from the coding sequence ATGGACGGAATCTCCATCGACGAGGCCGCGCAGCGCATGGGCGTGTCCAAGGACACCCTGCGCTACTACGAGCGAGAGGGGCTGCTGCCGCCGATCGCGAAGGCCGCAAACGGCCACCGCCGCTACACCGAGGACGACCTCGGGTGGGTGAAGTTCCTGCAGCTGCTGCGGGGAACGGGCATGCCGATTCGCGAGATGAAGTCGTTCGTGGCGCTCACATGGGCCGGGGATCACACGATCGCGGAGCGGGTGGAGGTGCTGTCGCGGTATCGCACGGCGCTGCTAGAGCGCATGGCCGCGGACCGCGAGCACCTGAAGTTCCTCGACTACAAGATCGACGTGTACTCGGACCTGCTGGCGGCGCAGACGGCGACGCCGGAGCAGATCGTTGGCGAACCGGTCAGTCGCTGA
- a CDS encoding YciI family protein: MKYVMMIVLDPDHTEEDEANAPDMDAWFDYARERGEYDLGVRLQEREEARTVRVRDGKLLVTDGPFAETRETLAGFALIEAATFDDALELARRNPASHWGRVELRPVHSFGGPILGT; the protein is encoded by the coding sequence GTGAAGTACGTGATGATGATCGTCCTTGACCCAGACCACACTGAAGAGGACGAGGCCAACGCTCCTGACATGGACGCGTGGTTCGACTACGCCCGCGAGCGCGGGGAGTACGACCTCGGCGTGCGCCTCCAGGAGCGCGAAGAGGCGCGAACGGTGCGGGTGCGAGACGGCAAGCTGTTGGTGACCGACGGCCCGTTCGCCGAGACGCGAGAGACCCTCGCAGGATTCGCACTCATCGAAGCAGCGACGTTCGACGACGCGCTGGAACTTGCCCGCCGCAATCCCGCGAGCCACTGGGGCCGCGTGGAGCTGCGCCCGGTGCACTCGTTCGGCGGGCCGATTCTCGGCACCTGA
- a CDS encoding DsbA family oxidoreductase, whose protein sequence is MTQTKTSLAIDVWADIVCPWCYVGEARLEKAAASLAEDADVTITPHAFELDPNHAHPEKILDHLARKYGRTPDEVVQMDSRVATMALAEGLPYTADRVTANTFDAHRLIAAAAEFGVALDVLRALQKGHFSGELDLSDTEALVAAVAGVGLPEARAREVLAGDEFADSVRADEAQARQYGVTGVPFTVVAGRYAIPGAGAQEHYEKVLRTALED, encoded by the coding sequence GTGACCCAAACCAAGACATCCCTTGCCATTGACGTGTGGGCGGACATCGTCTGCCCATGGTGCTACGTGGGCGAGGCGCGCCTCGAGAAGGCCGCCGCGTCGCTCGCGGAGGACGCCGACGTCACCATCACCCCCCACGCCTTCGAGCTTGACCCCAACCACGCGCACCCCGAGAAGATCCTCGACCACCTCGCGCGGAAGTACGGAAGGACGCCCGACGAGGTGGTTCAGATGGACTCGCGCGTCGCCACCATGGCGCTCGCCGAGGGCCTTCCTTACACCGCCGATCGCGTCACCGCCAATACGTTCGACGCTCACCGCCTGATCGCGGCGGCCGCCGAGTTCGGCGTGGCCCTGGACGTCTTGCGCGCGCTGCAGAAGGGGCACTTCTCCGGGGAACTGGACCTCAGCGACACCGAAGCGCTCGTTGCCGCTGTTGCCGGCGTCGGGCTGCCGGAGGCGAGGGCGCGAGAAGTGCTGGCCGGCGATGAGTTCGCCGACTCCGTGCGCGCCGACGAGGCCCAGGCACGCCAGTACGGCGTGACGGGCGTGCCGTTCACCGTGGTCGCGGGCCGCTATGCGATCCCTGGCGCGGGTGCGCAGGAGCACTACGAGAAGGTGCTGCGCACGGCGCTCGAGGACTGA
- a CDS encoding YciI family protein, producing the protein MKYLMTVLVEKVDEPAAGAPDIERWVEEHDASGERFFGDRLAEASQAKTVRIRKGGRLVTDGPFAEAHEAIAGFDILECDSLEQALDIAAAHPMAWGGAIEVRPFYDWSNGW; encoded by the coding sequence ATGAAGTACCTGATGACCGTCCTCGTGGAGAAGGTGGACGAGCCCGCGGCGGGCGCCCCTGACATCGAGCGCTGGGTCGAGGAGCACGACGCGTCCGGTGAGCGGTTCTTCGGGGACCGCCTCGCCGAGGCGTCCCAGGCCAAGACCGTGCGCATCCGCAAGGGCGGAAGGCTCGTCACCGACGGCCCGTTCGCCGAGGCTCATGAGGCCATCGCGGGCTTCGACATCCTCGAGTGCGACTCGCTCGAGCAGGCGCTCGACATCGCGGCGGCGCACCCCATGGCCTGGGGCGGCGCCATCGAGGTGCGCCCCTTCTACGACTGGAGCAATGGATGGTGA
- a CDS encoding DUF4287 domain-containing protein, translated as MVNPDGIVAPVLEPGVKVYGPPSYFPSIEKTYGRPMQDWIDIADERLAAGEAHMKVVEFLKAEYAMGHGHANAVVGWVKQQRG; from the coding sequence ATGGTGAATCCTGACGGAATCGTGGCGCCGGTGCTCGAGCCTGGCGTGAAGGTCTACGGGCCGCCCTCCTACTTCCCGTCGATCGAGAAGACGTACGGGCGACCCATGCAGGACTGGATCGACATCGCTGACGAGCGTCTCGCGGCCGGCGAAGCGCACATGAAGGTCGTCGAGTTCCTCAAGGCCGAGTACGCGATGGGCCACGGCCACGCGAACGCCGTGGTGGGCTGGGTCAAGCAGCAGCGGGGGTAA
- a CDS encoding metalloregulator ArsR/SmtB family transcription factor — MVVDNELSEAAVDRIFHALADATRRDIVRRTLTQEASVSELAAAYVMSFAAVQKHVAVLEGAGLVTKDKRGRERIVRGNPEQIRRAQELLDQYEQLWRARIGRLDALLTEDPT; from the coding sequence ATGGTTGTAGATAACGAACTCTCCGAAGCCGCCGTGGACCGCATCTTCCACGCCCTGGCCGACGCGACGCGCCGCGACATCGTGCGCCGCACCCTCACGCAAGAGGCGAGCGTCAGCGAGCTCGCCGCCGCGTACGTCATGTCCTTCGCTGCCGTGCAGAAGCACGTGGCCGTGCTGGAAGGAGCGGGCCTCGTGACCAAAGACAAGCGGGGCCGCGAGCGCATCGTCCGCGGCAACCCGGAGCAGATCCGGCGAGCGCAGGAGCTCCTGGATCAGTACGAGCAGCTGTGGCGAGCGCGCATCGGTCGCCTCGACGCGCTGCTGACTGAAGACCCCACCTGA